A genomic window from Prunus persica cultivar Lovell chromosome G2, Prunus_persica_NCBIv2, whole genome shotgun sequence includes:
- the LOC18787603 gene encoding F-box/kelch-repeat protein SKIP25, translated as MDQEAIPKPKHEKHNQTQASSNETSLLSGLPNHLAQLCLAKINPSILFSVCHSWRRLIYSPSFTPFFSLYALLSPPPDHSPNSPIQFSSLDPISNTWTSLPSPPSDPPLHLLHRHPAFLSRKLPIQTLSVSGCLVLVAATTHQFTPALPRPLVFQPLSKQWSFGPALPKPRRFCAAGTVGGKVYVASGMGTTYRGDVARSMEEWDMKGKEVSASWVKKAGLKDGRFSREAVEAIGYRGKLWMVNVKGNAIKEGAVYDVETDTWQDMPQGMLGGWNGPTATSINDDDHHHDHDAMYVVDESKGVLSKYVDENDCWEVVMDSVVLKEAEQVCAGRGRVCVVCANGTRIVVVDVVAPLPRIWVAEPPPMLEVVAVHILPRMCRLD; from the coding sequence ATGGATCAAGAAGCcataccaaaaccaaaacacgAAAAACACAATCAAACTCAAGCCTCTTCCAATGAGACTTCGCTGTTGTCAGGCTTACCAAACCACCTTGCACAGCTCTGCCTTGCAAAAATCAACCCTTCCATTCTCTTCTCTGTTTGCCACTCATGGAGGCGCCTAATCTACTCTCCTTCCTTCActccttttttctctctctacgctcttctctctcctccacctGATCACAGCCCCAATTCCCCCATTCAGTTCTCCTCACTAGACCCAATATCAAACACGTGGACATCTCTCCCTTCTCCTCCCTCCGACCCTCCTCTCCACCTCCTCCACCGCCACCCGGCCTTCCTCTCTCGAAAACTCCCCATCCAGACGTTGTCCGTCTCCGGCTGCCTTGTCCTCGTCGCCGCCACCACCCACCAATTCACACCCGCGCTGCCTCGTCCTCTTGTGTTCCAACCACTGTCCAAGCAGTGGTCCTTCGGCCCCGCGCTGCCCAAGCCGCGCCGTTTTTGTGCTGCCGGAACTGTGGGGGGCAAAGTGTATGTGGCGAGTGGGATGGGGACAACTTACAGAGGGGACGTTGCGAGGTCGATGGAAGAGTGGGACATGAAGGGGAAGGAGGTTTCTGCATCATGGGTTAAGAAGGCAGGGCTTAAAGATGGGAGGTTTAGCAGGGAGGCTGTGGAGGCAATTGGGTATAGAGGGAAGCTTTGGATGGTGAATGTGAAGGGCAATGCTATCAAGGAAGGGGCTGTTTATGATGTCGAAACGGACACGTGGCAAGACATGCCTCAAGGCATGCTTGGTGGATGGAATGGACCAACTGCTACATCCATCAATGATGATGATCATCATCATGACCATGATGCGATGTATGTGGTGGATGAGAGTAAAGGAGTGTTGAGCAAATATGTTGATGAAAATGATTGTTGGGAAGTGGTGATGGACTCGGTAGTGTTGAAAGAGGCTGAGCAAGTTTGTGCCGGGAGGGGGAGAGTTTGTGTGGTTTGTGCTAACGGGACTAGGATTGTGGTGGTGGATGTCGTGGCGCCGCTGCCAAGGATTTGGGTGGCGGAGCCGCCGCCGATGTTGGAAGTTGTGGCGGTACACATATTACCTAGGATGTGTAGGCTGGATTAA